The following DNA comes from Ardenticatenales bacterium.
CCTCATCCTCGGCCTGGGCATCCTCACCAAACTCTCGCTAGGCGCGCTGCTTGGGCTGACCGGGATAGCCCTGGCCTGGCGCGCCTGGCAAACGCGGGACTGGCGGCTCCTCCTCTGGCGCGGCGGGCTGGTCGCCGCCATGGCCCTCCTCGTCTCCGGCTGGTGGTTCTGGCGCAACTTCCAACTTTATGGCGATCCGCTGGCCCTGAACGTTTTTCTCGCCGTGCAGGGCACGCGGGCACAGACAATCACGCTGGACGATTGGCGCGGGGAATTTGGCACATTTTACCGCAGCTTTTGGGGTCTGTTTGGCGGTGTGAACGTCGCCGCGCCGCAATGGTTCTACGCCATCTGCAACGGGCTGGCGCTGATTGGCGGCGGCGGCCTGTTGTGGCGCGCGTGGCGCGGGCGGCAGGCCGCCAACCAGGAGAACAAAGGGCTTTGGCTGTTGGTGGCCTGGGGCGTCATCGTACTTGTCTTGCTGCTGCGGTGGACGATTTACGCTCCCTCATTCCAGGGGCGGTTAATGTTCGCGGCCATCGGGGGGCTGAATATTCTGTGGGCGGCGGGATTGGCCGCGCTGCTCCCGCGCACGAGGGGGGCCGCCTGGATGGCCACGGGCTGGCTGCTGGTGATGGCGGCGCTGCTGCCGTGGGTCTCCATTCGCCCCGCTTATGCTTTTCCCCAACCGCTAACTGGCGTGCCCGCCGCGGCGGCCTACGATCCTATCCGGTTTCGCACGCCAGAGGGTGAAATTCGGCTGGTAGGCGTGGAAATGCCCCCCGACCAGACGGTGTTTCCGGGAGAAAACACGCCCGTGGTCGTCACGCTCTATTGGCAGGCGGTCACACCCGTGCGCGAGAATTACGTGACGGCGGTGCATTTGTTAGGACGCGAGCTGGCTTCCGTAGGGCAGGTGGACCGCTATCCGGGGTGGGGAATGGTTCCGACCAGCGTGTGGCTGCCGGGGCAAATCTGGCGCGATCCGTACCAGATTTACCCGATTGACATTGCTTCGGCCCCCACGCGCCTGCGTCTCAGCGTTTCGCTCTACAATCCAGACAAACCGGACGAGGTTGTTACGATGACGCAGGATGGCGCGGAGATGACGCTGCTGCTGCTGCCGGAATCTGCGCGGCTGGCGGCGGTGGGGGAGAGGGAGATGCCGGCATTTCCCCTCAACGTCCCATTTGCCGATAACATCACCCTGCGCGGCTACCGTGTCGCTGCCGGCACACCGGGAGAAATCTTGCCGCTCACGCTGTTTTGGCAGGCAACGGGCGCGCCCGGCCAGGCGTACACGGTGTTTGTCCACCTGCTGGACGCCAACGGAGAGGAAGTGCAGGTGGCGGATGCGCCGCCGGTAGGCAACGACTATCCCACCGATTTATGGCGGGCGGGGGATTGGGTGGATGATACGCATTGGTTAGATTTGCCGGAGGAAATGCCGGCAGGAACCTACACCATCTCCGTCGGCCTCTACCTGCGGGAAACGGGCGAACGGCTGCCACGGCTGGATGGACAAGGCAGCCGCGTCCTCTGGCCCGTGGACGTGCGCCCCTGACGCCATCAGGGAACAATCAGGCGAAATAGCGTCGGCGGCCCCGTTCCGCCATCGACAAAGTAGCCACTGGCGTACAATTCACCTGCGGGTCCGGGAGCGAGTACCGTCCAAAAAACGGGGAAATCGCCCAGCGGCGCCTTTTCGCCGACCGGATTGACGGTGGAATAGCGCCATATCTCCCCGCTGCACAGGTCCGCATACAGATACTGCCCCCAAAGCGTGGGGAACTGCTCGCCGCGATAGACCACGCCGCCAATAACCGAACAGCCGGGAAAGTGGGCGTACGTCAACAGCGGCGGCGTGTATTCGGTTTCGAGATCACAGTCAATCGCATCGGGGAACAACGCGGCGTAGTTGATGTCTCCTTCGTAGCAGTGCCATCCATAATTAAGCCCGCCCTGACCCGCCGGCTGAAAACTCACCTCTTCCCGCAGCCATTCGCCTACGTCACCAATGTACATGTCACCCGTGACGCTGTCGAAAGAGAACCGCCATGGGTTGCGCAGCCCCAACGCCCATATTTCGGCGCAGACAGGCTCGTCATCTTCGGATTCGTGGTCGGCTCCGTAGGCGCTGTCATCTTCGGATTCGTGGTCGGATTCCTCGGTGAAGGGGTTGGTCAGGGGGACGGTATAAGGGGCGTCGGCGAGGCCACAGTCCGGGGGTAGGCCGCCGGCTTGGTCTACGTCGATGCGCAAAATTTTGCCCAGAAGGACATCTTTTTCTTGCGCGTTGTTGTTCGGGTCGCCGGGAATGCCGCTGCCAATGTAAGGGTCGGGACCCCCATCTCCCACGGCGATGTAAAGGTAGCCATCCGGGCCAAAGTGGAGGTCGCCGCCATTGTGGACGGGACTGACAAGGCCGCTATCCTCGTCAACCGGCTTGGGAATGGACATGAGGAGTTGGCGGCTGCCGGCATCTGCGAGATTGGGATTGCCGGCATCAACGTGATAACGGGCAATAGTCACTTTCGTGGTCTGCGTCGCCGTGTACGACACGAAAAAAACGCCATTTTCGGCATAGTCGGGATGGAACACAAGACCAAGCAAACCCTCCTCCCAGTTCAACGTGCTCACGTCAGCACTGATGTCCAGAAACGGCGTCGGTAGAACGACACCATTCTGTACGATGTCTATCATCCCCTCGCGGTAGACGAGAAAGATGCGCGGGTCGTCCGGTGGCGCGGTGATGTCCGTGACGGTGTGCGAATTAAGATCGGTAACGACGACTTCCAGTTGGATGGATGTGGGGGGTGGGCCAGATTTGCGCAGGACGGGAACGAAGTTGAAGGCGCTGCCGCTGGAAAAGACGGCTTCAGAAGCAAAAAACGCCGCGAATAACAAAACCGCGCCCAGCATGAGAAACAATATGAGCCGCGACAGGTGTTGGTTCATTTTCCTTACTCAGGGGCGGAGATGCCCTCATAGTAAAATCCAGGCCAGTCCCACGGCAACCAGGCCGCCGGCGACGGAGGCGAACAGGTTGACGAGGTCATTGTTCAGCCAGGACCAGCCACGCCAGGGGCGGGTAGGATGGCCACATTTGTGAATTTTGCGTTCGGTGTCTTTCTGACAGACATCGCAGTAGTAGATTTGCTGCACGGTGGCTCCCAGCAAGCTGTCGAACAGGGAGCCGGCCAGTCCGGCCACCCCACCGAGGAAGAGGGCTGGGAGGAAGGGAAGTTGGGGGTGGAGAATGCCGGCAATTCCTCCGATCAACGCCCCGCCCGCCAACGAAACCAGCGTCCCCAGTGGCGAAATCCCCCCCGACGTGCCCACGGCCACGACCTGCCCCGTGGTGATCAAGCGCGGCGGGCGGCGGCTGAGCGTACCCAGTTCCGTGGCCCACGTATCCGCGTTCACCGTCGCCATGACGCCAATAAAGAAGGGGAACCATAGAGGAGAGGGCGCGGCCACGTTCAGCAGCGCCAGCAGCGCGCCCAGCCCGCCGTTGGCCAGCGCCTGCCCGATATCCCGTGAATGACCTTTGTCGAACTTCTCCGCCGCCTCTTGTTTGGCGGATTCCTTGAAGTGGGAAAGCAGGCTAGAAGTGACGAAAAAGATGCCCAAAAGCACGCCCCACACCCAGCCGCCAAAGCCAAAGGTGAATGTGCCTACCAGCAGCGCCCCAAAAAGACCAGAGGGGGAGAGTGAGCCGCGCCAGAAGGCCAGGGCGGCGATGATCAGGCTGATGAGAAAAGCGATGGTGACGTTTTCAATCATGGGAGATGGCGAATGTCGCTCAAGTGCGCGCCAGCCCCAGCAGGGCAACCCAGGCGGCGATTTGCACGACGAGGGTGATGATCCAGATAAGGTAGGCCAGGGATGGCTCACGCCGCCACTGGTAGAAGAACCAGCCGATGAGGATGTTGATGAGGTAGGCGACGAGGCCACCTGCCGGCAAAAGAAAGAGGCTGAGGGGCGTGCCGAGGCGGATGACGTGACCAACGGCGTCTATTTGCAGGGGCGTCGGTGAGGGCAGGCGCTGATAGATAAAGGAAAGGTAGGCGAAGAGGAGAAGATTGACCAATGCCGGCAACAGCAGCAGCAAATGCGCCGTCTGATCCTGCCAGATAGGCCAGTCCAACAAAAAGGGGCGCGACGGAGACGTGCGCGAGCGGGGAGCAAATCGGGCTGACTGCAAAGCGGCGACGGAGGCCTGAAAATTCTCCAGGTCGTAGGGGGAAACCGCGTAGGTGAGCGTGTCCGTAACCAGCAGGAGTTGCTGCGCCAGGGGGCGCGTGGCGTAGAAGCGGATGGGGTAGGCGCGCTCGTGGTCGATGATCTCCCCCTGGCCGATGTAGCAGCCGGGCCAGCGCAAGCCGCGAAAGCGACGCACCCGATCCAGGTCGCACCCGCGAACCAGGGCGCGAATATGGTCAAGGGGGATGGCCTGGGTGAGGCTGCCCCAGTCAATGATGAGGGTATCGGATTCGATGTGGTAGCGGGCATGGGGGAGGGTGTGGGTCAGGTAGCCAATGAGGAGGATGGCGGGCAGGGTGCAGAGCAGCAGCAGGCCGGAGAAGAAGGTGAGAAGGGAGATGGGCTGCGTGATCATGAAGAGCAGCAAGATCAGGTCGAGGAGGATGAGGGCCAGGGTGAGTAGAATGCCGGCAATCACGCCAGGCG
Coding sequences within:
- a CDS encoding phospholipid carrier-dependent glycosyltransferase; its protein translation is MRGEATVSSWLARRGLTLILVCYAVLGVTYALATPPLESSDEYKHYPVVQYIQMTGRLPVLDADDPGRWKQEGAQPPLYYGLMALATAWIDSGDLPAIYHPNPHAYVGDPNQIKNKNIMLHDPAREAFPWQGAILAVYVIRLLSIGLGLGTITLTARLGNVLFADRHVGLLAAALTAFNPMFLFISAAVNNDSLTALLGVAGIYLLVHIWQKPAWSWRFPALGLILGLGILTKLSLGALLGLTGIALAWRAWQTRDWRLLLWRGGLVAAMALLVSGWWFWRNFQLYGDPLALNVFLAVQGTRAQTITLDDWRGEFGTFYRSFWGLFGGVNVAAPQWFYAICNGLALIGGGGLLWRAWRGRQAANQENKGLWLLVAWGVIVLVLLLRWTIYAPSFQGRLMFAAIGGLNILWAAGLAALLPRTRGAAWMATGWLLVMAALLPWVSIRPAYAFPQPLTGVPAAAAYDPIRFRTPEGEIRLVGVEMPPDQTVFPGENTPVVVTLYWQAVTPVRENYVTAVHLLGRELASVGQVDRYPGWGMVPTSVWLPGQIWRDPYQIYPIDIASAPTRLRLSVSLYNPDKPDEVVTMTQDGAEMTLLLLPESARLAAVGEREMPAFPLNVPFADNITLRGYRVAAGTPGEILPLTLFWQATGAPGQAYTVFVHLLDANGEEVQVADAPPVGNDYPTDLWRAGDWVDDTHWLDLPEEMPAGTYTISVGLYLRETGERLPRLDGQGSRVLWPVDVRP
- a CDS encoding PQQ-dependent sugar dehydrogenase, whose amino-acid sequence is MNQHLSRLILFLMLGAVLLFAAFFASEAVFSSGSAFNFVPVLRKSGPPPTSIQLEVVVTDLNSHTVTDITAPPDDPRIFLVYREGMIDIVQNGVVLPTPFLDISADVSTLNWEEGLLGLVFHPDYAENGVFFVSYTATQTTKVTIARYHVDAGNPNLADAGSRQLLMSIPKPVDEDSGLVSPVHNGGDLHFGPDGYLYIAVGDGGPDPYIGSGIPGDPNNNAQEKDVLLGKILRIDVDQAGGLPPDCGLADAPYTVPLTNPFTEESDHESEDDSAYGADHESEDDEPVCAEIWALGLRNPWRFSFDSVTGDMYIGDVGEWLREEVSFQPAGQGGLNYGWHCYEGDINYAALFPDAIDCDLETEYTPPLLTYAHFPGCSVIGGVVYRGEQFPTLWGQYLYADLCSGEIWRYSTVNPVGEKAPLGDFPVFWTVLAPGPAGELYASGYFVDGGTGPPTLFRLIVP
- a CDS encoding DUF92 domain-containing protein — its product is MIENVTIAFLISLIIAALAFWRGSLSPSGLFGALLVGTFTFGFGGWVWGVLLGIFFVTSSLLSHFKESAKQEAAEKFDKGHSRDIGQALANGGLGALLALLNVAAPSPLWFPFFIGVMATVNADTWATELGTLSRRPPRLITTGQVVAVGTSGGISPLGTLVSLAGGALIGGIAGILHPQLPFLPALFLGGVAGLAGSLFDSLLGATVQQIYYCDVCQKDTERKIHKCGHPTRPWRGWSWLNNDLVNLFASVAGGLVAVGLAWILL